The following coding sequences lie in one Miscanthus floridulus cultivar M001 chromosome 9, ASM1932011v1, whole genome shotgun sequence genomic window:
- the LOC136483325 gene encoding uncharacterized protein isoform X2, producing the protein MQGFSEMLWLGQMVSTFLVTYKGRKTIKLSKRRDKRQWTAEEEKVLIDVLYEMNDSGWKVDTGHKSGYLQFIEKELATRLPNANIKANPHVASKVKTLKKLLSYILDIQQSGSGFGWDDERKMVVGDSNSWVGQRVALEQQLCMGSPL; encoded by the exons ATGCAAGGGTTCTCCGAGATGCTTTGGCTAGGCCAAATGGTCTCAACGTTCCTCGTG ACGTACAAGGGACGCAAAACTATAAAGCTAAGTAAGAGGAGAGACAAGAGACAGTGGACTGCAGAAGAGGAAAAGGTACTTATTGATGTATTGTATGAAATGAATGACTCTGGTTGGAAGGTGGACACAGGTCACAAGTCTGGGTACCTTCAGTTTATTGAGAAAGAGCTCGCTACAAGACTCCCAAATGCTAATATCAAAGCTAATCCTCATGTTGCTTCTAAAGTGAAGACACTTAAGAAGCTATTGTCCTATATATTGGATATTCAACAATCTGGTAGTGGCTTTGGCTGggatgatgaaagaaaaatggtTGTTGGAGACAGCAATTCATGGGTTGGGCAAAG AGTCGCCCTGGAGCAGCAGCTTTGTATGGGAAGCCCTTTGTGA
- the LOC136483325 gene encoding uncharacterized protein isoform X1: MQGFSEMLWLGQMVSTFLVTYKGRKTIKLSKRRDKRQWTAEEEKSRPGAAALYGKPFVNFDKLFEVDASDLAKGVKAKGPRDQFEMHEELSSGNVTEATHQFENAVDSHSQPSSHDSIPASEIKSAACRKRVFVDDGMVASEFSKISKALNSLVQVEAANAEAMNAL, from the exons ATGCAAGGGTTCTCCGAGATGCTTTGGCTAGGCCAAATGGTCTCAACGTTCCTCGTG ACGTACAAGGGACGCAAAACTATAAAGCTAAGTAAGAGGAGAGACAAGAGACAGTGGACTGCAGAAGAGGAAAAG AGTCGCCCTGGAGCAGCAGCTTTGTATGGGAAGCCCTTTGTGAATTTTGATAAGCTATTTGAGGTTGATGCTAGTGACTTAGCAAAAGGAGTGAAGGCCAAAGGCCCTAGAGATCAGTTTGAAATGCATGAAGAACTATCCTCAGGAAATGTGACTGAAGCAACCCACCAGTTCGAAAATGCAGTTGACTCCCATTCACAACCATCATCCCATGATAGCATCCCAGCAAGTGAAATTAAATCTGCAGCCTGCCGTAAGAGGGTATTTGTAGATGATGGCATGGTTGCATCGGAGTTCTCTAAGATTTCTAAAGCACTCAATAGTCTTGTGCAAGTCGAAGCAGCCAATGCAGAGGCTATGAATGCACTGTAG